The Calditrichota bacterium genome includes the window AAAATATTGAAGTAAACATTGAGAAGAAGGCCGATAAGGGTAAAATAAAAATTGCCCTTTGGGATATACTCCCTAAGGGCAAAATTTCTGACTACAAAATTGGTTCGTCATTTTGTAGTGTCTCGCTCCGGCGGTAGGATTCGAACCTACAACCTAGTGATTAACAGTCACCCGCTCTGCCGTTGAGCTACGCCGGATTATGTTATTTCAATGGAATCATTCCATCAATTGGTGAGCTTTGAATATACGAGGTTCATTATCTTCAGTCAAGAGAATATAGCCTCTTTTTTTTAAAAAATTTGTTTTTTAAGTAAATAAAACGGGTTTGAACATCTCAAAGTTTTCCAGGATTTTACGAGTACCCTCAGCTACACAGTAAAGGGCATTTCCAGGACGACTGACAGGTAGATTTACAATGTCACGCAAATAGGTGTCCAACCCTTTGAGAAGCGCTCCACCACCTGTTAAGATAATTCCTCTATCAATTACATCTGAGGCTAACTCTGGTGGTAATTTATCCAATGTTGTTAAAATTGAATTAATCATGGTATTCAAAACATCTTTCAAAGCATCTTTAAAAAGAGTGCTGTCAACATCAATTTGGCGTGGGAGACCAGACTGGGCATCCAAACCTTTAATTTGAAATTTAATTTCAGGCTGATCACCAACAACTCCATATTCGATTTTTAACCTCTCAGCGGTTGATTCTCCAATCCTGAGATTGTATGTATTTTTTATGTAGCGAATTATAGCTTCATTCATTTCATCGCCGGCTATCCGAATGGTATTATCCACAACGATGCCACCATAATTAATTACAGCAATGTCAGTCGTCCCACCTCCAATATCAACAATCATGCAAGCGTTAGAACCCAAAACATTTATACCAACACCTATTGCTGCTGCCATCGGTTCTGAAACCAAGTAAACACGCCTGGCCCCGGCAGACTCAGCACTTTCGATAACTGCCCTTTTTTCCACAGATGTAACACCTGTTGGTACACCTATTACGATATCATTTATAAAAAATCGGGGTATCTCTGCAAGTCGAATAAAGGACTTAATCAACTCCTCACCAGCAACAAAATCAGCAATAACACCATCTGCTAAAGGACGAATTACAGTTATGCCTTTATGTGTTTTTCCAAACATATATTTTGCATCTCTTCCAATAGCAATAACGCTCCCTTTGGACTTGTAGGCTATTACGGATGGTTCATTTACAACAAACCCTTTTTCTGCCACATATACAATTGTATTAGCAGTTCCAAGGTCAACACCGATGTTAGTAAATATTTTCCGGAATAATTTGAGCATTTTGTAAATAGGCAATATTTTTTCTGCTAAACTGATCGACAAGTTTTTTAATAATAAGAGTTTATGAAAACAAAAACCAAGCTTTAAACATTAAACTTTTATTAGATTTAAATCAATCATTTTTTACGTGGTAGGAGGAAAATAAATTTTGAAATAAAAAAAGCCCGCCATTAAGGGACGGGCTTTGAAATGAGATAAAAAAACTACTCTTTTTCGTCAGCTTTTTCTTCTGATTTTGTTTCTTCTTTTTCTGAAGTTTCTTCAGATGACTCAACAACCTCTTCAGTTTTTTCGTCTTTTTTTGCTTTGGTTGTTTTTTTCTTCACAGGTTCTTCAGCAACTTCTTCTTTAGTTTCTTCATCTGCTGCTGTATCAGATTTAGACCTTACAACTTCTTCCAAAGTTGTTTTAGGAACACCGTGCGAACTTAAATAGTCTTCCCACTCGGCTTGTTCCTTCTGTTTAAAATAATCTGTTACAGATAAAACAATCTTCTTGTTTTCTTTATCGAACTCAATAACACGTGCAGGAACTTCATCATCTACTTTGTACATATCTGAAGCTTTTTTCCCTTTAGGAATTCCAAGATGCTGATTTGGAATAAATCCATCTACACCCATTGGAAGAGTAATAATTGCTCCTTTATCGATTAGACGAGTAACCTTGCCTTTTGTATCTGTACTCTCACCATACTTCTCTTCAAACGCATCCCAAGGATTGGATTCAATCTGCTTGTGTCCTAAAGCTATTCTACGTTCTTCACGGTTTATACCAAGAACAACAACATCAATTTCATCACCTTTTTTCACTATTTCACTTGGGTGACGTACCTTCTTTGTCCATGACAAATCAGAAATATGAACCAAACCATCGATGCCTTCTTCCAATTCAACAAAAGCCCCAAATTGAGTAAGGTTGCGAACAACACCTTTATGAACTGTTCCTACAGGGTAAGTACCTTCAACTTTTTCCCATGGATCTGGTTCAAGCTGCTTAAGACCCAAGGATATTTTCTTATCTGTTGATTCAACATTTAGAACGACAGCTTCAACTTCCTGACCGACGGATAATAACTGGCTCGGATGTTTAACATGTTGTGACCAGGACATTTCAGAAATATGAATAAGACCTTCGATGCCTTTTTCCAATTCGATAAATGCACCATAATCAGTTATGCTTACAACTTTACCCGTAATACGTGTGCCGGATGGATATTTCTTATCAACTTGTTCCCAAGGATGTGCTTGCAACTGCTTCAATCCAAGTGAGATTCTATCTTTCTTTTCATTAAAGTCAAGAATTACAACTTCAAGTTCCTGATCAAGTTTAACAAGTTCAGATGGATGGTTTACACGGCCCCAACTTAAATCGGTAATGTGCAGCAACCCATCAACACCGCCAAGATCAATAAATACACCAAAATCAGTAATATTCTTAACAACACCCATTCTCTTCTGACCTTTTTCCAAAGTAACAAGAATTTCGTCACGTTTTCCGGCCATTTGTTTTTCAATTAAAATACGAGAGGATACTACAATATTTTTACGGAGGTGATTTACTTTTACAATTTTAAATTCTTTTGTTTGTCCAAGATAACCATCAAAATCACGAATAGGTTTAACATCAATTTGGGAGCCTGGTAAAAAGGCATCAATTCCCATAATATTAACAACCATACCACCTTTGATACGTCGTTGGATTACGCCTTCAATAACTTCACCGGTTTCATGTTTATTAACAACCTGCTCCCAAACACGTAAAAAGTCAGCGCGTTTACGTGAAAGCATTAATTGGCCGTCATGGCCTTCAAGACGTTCGAGATATACTTCAATTTCATCACCGGCTTTTAGTTCATCAATATTTGTAAACTCGGATTTGGAAACAATTCCTTCCGATTTAAAGCCGATATCAACAATTACATCTTTGTTTGTAATATCTAATACCCGTCCATTAACAATCTCTCCTTCTGTGATTGTGCTCATGGTACGGTCATACATATTTAGTAGAAAATCCATTTCTTCGGATGGATATTCATCTTCTTCTGTGTAATCTTCCAGTTTTACAACAACTTCTTCATATGCATCAGATTTTGCTGTCTGGGGTTTAGGTTTGGCAGCTTCAGGTGTTTCTACAACTTCCTGAACAACTTCCTTCTCTTCCGTTAGTTCTTTCTTTTCTTCAGACATTGGTTAAGTTAACTCCTTCAGTTAATTATTTATGCCATTTTAACATGGCGTGATTTAAAAAAGTTGAGTAATTTAAAGCATTTAAAGGCGATTGACAAATTTTCTTTTTGATTACTGCTTACTCATAAAATATGACATTACAAACTTCAAATATGCCCGAAAAATATTTTAACTTGAATAAGTAATTCATAAGAAATAATGGAACATCTTTAACAAGTAGTTAATTAACAATTATATTTCTATACCCTGCATTATGGCCATAAAAAAATTGTTTTTTGTTTTCATCAAACCATAGCGCAGGCCTTATTACCCAATCATCTTTAAAGCCGATTTGCGCAATCATTTCAGCATTCATATTTAAGCTGATTAATTTGTTATTTATATATTGCCAGGGATTAAACTGGTCTTTTTTACTTCTTACCGTCTCAGCGCTTTGAATCAGTAAAATGCCATTATTTGAGAAATCTGCTGCAACAATTATATCTTTTTCATTTTTCAAAGAATAATCTCCAAGCTTTTTTAATCCTTTTAAATCCACTAACTCAAGGCGATTTTTATCCAAAAAAGCAACATATCGGTCTTGTTTTTCAAAAATAATTCTGCGTGTTCGCACAGGCGATTCATAAATTATTTCTCCTGTATTTTCCAGTATAAGCGATTTGAATTGAATTGGACTACCTTGCTTATAAACAGACGCTGCAAAATATTTCTTATTGGATGAAATTGAAACTGTCCTCGCCCTCCAATCTTTAAAAGATTTTTCAAATAGGATTTTATTTTCAATCGTTCTTAAGATTAATCGGGTTCCCACTGAACTTTGAAAACTGCTAAAAATTAATCCTAAATCTGAAGAAGTAGAATGGTGATTGGCCTCGGCAGATTGCTTGTTCTTTTGAATGTTGTAACGGTTAATTTCATTTTGCCTGGAATCAAATATTTTCACACGTCTGTCTACATAGATTTCAACAATACGTTCACCAGTCGATGCAATGAAATAGTCTGGAAAAGGTTCATCATATTTCCAGTCACTTTCTGATTTGGCAATAAGTTTTTTATCTGCATCAAACCATTCAATTTCGATATTTGACCTGTTTTTTTTATTTAGTTGTTTAATCAATCCATAAACATTGTGCTCCACATGAAGCACATTTAAAATATTATCCTGTTGAATGTCTGATGAAGTGAGTGGCTTTTCGTTTTTTGTCCAGGCAATAATATTGGCTTCACTTTGTATATCACGCTCAATTGCTATTTTTTCTGAACACCCAAAAAACAGTGTGAATAAAATCAACAAATGTATTTGCCACAGATTTCCACTGATAAGAACTGATTTGATAAATAAAGTATTCAAAAAAAATCTCCTGATTATTCTTTTCTTTGCAAGTCCGTGGTTCCAAAAAGATTCTCGCTTCGCTCTGAATGACATTTTAAAACCATCTCAAAGTACTCACACCCAAATATGTTCCGGGCCGATCCAGGCGCCAGGTTACATCAATCCTGAAAAATTTAAACAACCCGTTTAATGAAACCCCAATTTCATGGTGTATGTCATCCAGGTTATTATTTATATAGTTTAGTTTATCCTTGTTTTCATCGGAAAGCCAGCTGCGGCCATGGCTGCTAAATACAATTATGCCGATATTATTTTTAGCAAACCAGCGCCCTCCAAGAAGCTCAAAAGGTACACTGCGAAAATTGTGTTCCCAAAACAGGGCCATATATTTTTCACCGATGTAAGGTAATCCCCGATTTGCTTTAAAGGAACCAAAAGGTGTAAACCCAGCAAACAAAGAAGCATCGAGCACACCTAATTTTTGTAAAGGTAGTTCTCCATCGCTATAACCGGCTGAAAAATATAGATCGAGCGTATTTGGTAAAAAACGACGTTGTAGAAACGTACGGAAATTCCAATTAACACCCAGTTTATATTGAGTAAATGAAAAGTCGCTATCCAAAATATCCGGATCACTATGCTCAATGGATAGCTCAACACGTTTTTGGCCGGCAACGCCAAATGGTACATACCTGTTTCCCCAGTGAATTTTTAGGCCAAGCGAGTTTAGTTTCCCTCTATCCGCAAAAGGATTTTGCCTTTTGGTAACATCCCGGTCAAAAACATTATAATGTGAAATATTTTTTGGCATAGACTCATGCTGCTCGATATTCAATAGTCCTGTAAAGCGCGTTCGCATATCCCAAATTCGATGGCTTATTTTAAAATTGGCTGCCCTTTTCCAATAATAATCGTAATAATCCTTTGCACCAAAAAGCGTTCCAATAGATGTAATTATCGGATGATAGTTTTCAGATTCGTAATTTGTGCCAGAACCAATAAAATAATCTGCACTTACTGTTACCGGGTTTTTCTTGCCGAAATCATATTCCAGGCCGTAGTTATATCCCCACCTTTCTATCCCGGTTTTGTACGCAAGCCCAAACCTGAGTTCTATTTTTTTTGCAAAGGTCCTTTCATAGCTAAACCCAAGATGCCCTTCCTCAACTCTGTTATAACCTAAATCCGGTGAAAATCCTTTAATAATTTCGCCGCCAAGCCCAATAGTTTTTTTATTATCATTTTCATCTTCATCATCTAAAACATAATCTGCTAAAAATCCTGTAGGCCTAAATGCTTTTTCAAAACTATCAGTACTGTCGATTTCAACATAGGCAACTTGTTCTTCGCTGGTTAAAGGAATAATTTCCTTGCGTCTGGTAAAAGATGAATCGAGAGCAACCGCAACCGAATCAACCCGGATAATTTTTTCATCCTCATATAATGAATCCGGCAAATCTACATTTACCTGGTAATCTGTTATTCTGATAGAATTACTGTAGTTTATCCGTGGGAAATCCAATCCTGGAAAACTTATCTTTATATCACCAACAGCGCGCAAATCTACAGGTAGCCAATATTCCTTTCCAAAATTGCGGAATTGTTGTTTATAGGCAACGTTCAACTCCTCCATTGGCATCGGGAAAAAAATGGTTTCGGGATTAGGAACTACATCAACAGCAAGCATGGCAAATTCTTTATCCAAAACCGAAACAGTACCAATAAATGTTGGATTTAAAACTGCTATCGGCGCAAGATCAATCACAAAAACCGTGTCTTGTCCAAATGCCTCAATCCCTTTTAATTTGAATTCATAAAAATCAAATGCATCGGGGTGTGTCGGCCCAACAATTCTATAGTTCATGATATTAATTTCATCATCATAAAAATTTTCTATGTTCACACTAAATGCAAAGTTTGTCTGGCCTTTAAGATTTTCAGTTTCACGCTGTGAAAGAACAACCTCTCTTGCCCCCTTTTCCTTATTCCAATATAAATCTGAAATACTTTCGGCAACTGAAACAATTGACGAATCATTTCCCAAAACCACCCTGGCATAAGCATTGGCTTTAAATGTTTTTAACTTTGCCCGCCACTTTTGTTTATTTTCAATAACCCTGCGCATAATATGCATTGCCGGGTTTTCTGCGGTTACTACTATAGCCTCCGTTTCTAAAATTACTGGTTTCAGTAAAATATTAATCGGTTTCTGCGCATCCTTTTCAACAGTAATACGCTTAATAGCATAGCCGATATAACTGATCTCAATTTCTACCGGAAACTCTTCAACTGTAAGAAAAAATTCTCCGTAAATGTTTGTAATTGTTCCGTGATAAGTACCTACAATTTGCAGGTTAGCTGCGCTTAGAGGCTCACCGCTTTTTTCATCAATCACAAACCCAACCACACTTTTAGTTTGAGCAAAAACTGCTGAAGAAATCATCAAAAAAATCAGACATTTATAGAGCATATAAGGATTCCATTTTATTTTCCGGGGATTTTATTAGAAATATAACAACTATATTGATTTTAACTCGTTTAATATTGGAACACATAATAATAATAATTAGCTTATAAAAAATCTCACAAAAAAACTTGATTATTTGGAGGCCACCAAATGCAAATCTCATACATAGCACCATTGTCCAAGGCTTGGAACCGTATGATTAAAATACTTTTCAAACCCTTTTATATCAACAAGTGGTTTGCATTAGGATTTACAGCGTTTCTTGCCGGATTACTTGATTGGGCTGATAAAAGCAGCTCCTTTGAAGATGAACGTGATGTATTCGATGCCGAGGAGTTTTTCAGCCTACCAGAAATGTTCGATCGATGGTACGTAGAAAATGCAGAATGGTTCGCATTGACTATTTTTATAATTGCTCTTATTGTTGTAGTTGTGATTTTTTTAACCTGGCTTAGCTCCCGCGGCAAATTTATGTTTCTTGACAATGTTGTTCACAATCGTTATCTGGTAAAGAAACCATGGGCAGACTTTAAGAAATTAGGAAATTCTCTCTTTACATGGCGGTTGGGATATGGCATTATTCTGGTTGTACTTTTTTCAGGATACCTTTCATACTCATACTATCATGTTCGTGAAATGTATGAATTGTACGCTTCTGATCGTGAATTAATAATTGAAGCCATAAAGATAGGCGTTTTCTTTGTTATTTTACTAATTGCAACAGGCTATATTTCACTTTTTCTTGATGACTTTATTGTACCGATTATGTATAAAAATGACTGCCAGGTTTGGATAGCTTGGACCCGGTTTATGCCATTGTTTACACAGAATTTTTTCTACTTTATCATTTATGGTCTTTTCTTATTTTTACTTATTTCAATAATAGTAGTTATGGTAATAATTGGCGGCCTGTTAACCTGCTGTGTGGGATTTCTGCTGATTATATTGCCATATATCAGCTCGATTGTTCTGCTTCCTGTCTCAGTGACCTTGAGAGGATTATCCATCGACTTTTTAGAACAGTTTGGAGAAAAGTATAAAATTTTTCCTGATGAAGAACAATTAACGGAAAGTAGTTAATGCCTTTTTGGGAATTTAAAATTAGGGCGCTTCAAAAAACGGAAAAAGTAAATAAAGCCTATGGTCTGTTATTTTTTAGTGCAATATTTATAAGTTTATTTTTAATTGATCCAATAAACCAGGAAATTAGCAGCTGCTATTTCCTGGAGATAACAGGCCATAATTGCCCAACATGCGGCATGACCCGATCTTTCTATTCGATGACAAATGCTGATATTTCAGGTGCGTTCAGCTTTCATTATTTTGGCCCAATTATTTTTTTTATTTTAATATTAGCTATTATAAAATTTTCACTGGAAATTTTCTTTAATAAGAATCTTAATATTATTAAAAACTACAAATATCTTTTTGTACCGATTTTAATATTTGTATCTATTTGGATTGGAATTTGGTCAATCAAAGAATTTTTTTTATAAACAAAAGTTTTAACAAACTTATACGGGAATATACTTATAAATTTACCTGTTACAGCACAATGAGCTAGATTTATCATCCAAGGAAAAAAGTCTTTTTTAACATGGCTGAAATCTAGCCATCCTCAGTATCATTATTGCCATATTCAATAAAAGTATTTTTATACCCAATTAATTATTTCTAAGCTAAAAAGGTAATTATGAAAAAAGTCTTCGTAATTTTTACATTGTTAATAAGTTTTGCTCTTACAGATTTGGCGTTTGCTCAGGATAGTAAAGCAACGGTGTATGGCAGGATTTTTATGCCGGTTGTAAAAAAGAAGTCACGGACCTTCCGTGGCAGATTATATCGCAACAGGCTCTCATCCCGTAAAAAAAGACAAAAAACAGCTACTGCTCCACGTACAAGTTTTCAGGATGTAATTATAGCGGCCTACCCTCTTTCATTTAAACCAAAAACAGAGCCATTAAAAAAAGCAAGAATCTTACAGAAAAATGCAGAATTCCGTCCACATGTTTTGGCCGTTACACCGGGTACGCGAGTGCAGTTTATTAACCTGGATCGATTCTTTCATAATGTGTTTAGTTATACACCCGGTGCAAAATTTAATATTGGCCGTCGTCCAACCAACTCAGTATATTCGCGCAAAATATATAAAACAGGGAAAATTAATCTATTCTGCGACATACACTCTCAAATGAATGCAACCATTGTTAGCCTTGATACACCTTATTTCACTCAGGCTGGTAAAACAGGTGTTTATCTGTTAAAAGAGCTGCCACCAGGAAAATACCGCATTGAAGTAATGCATCCTGATTTCCCAACAACCGAATCAGAAATAACTGTAAAAGCAAACGAAAAGCAGGAACAGAGTTTTACTTTGTCGAAATAAAAAACAAGTTGCGGGTTCCAAGTCTTAATAGTTTTGAGACGACCGGCACGCAACATGTAACCTGAAACTTGCAACCCGTAACTCAAAGAGAACATGCGCCTAAACATTCAGACAAAACTATTCATCACACTCGCCGGGATGACAATTATTATTTTGGCCGGTGTACTTTATCTTGTAACCGACACGCTTACAAAAAAAATTGAAGAAAAAATAATTGCTGATTTTAACAACACTCAGCGGGTTTTTAGCGAGCTGCAGTTTTTAGTATATGATCGCCTTATTGAAACCTGCGGGCTAATTGGCGAAAACTCCACGTTTAAAGCAAATGTTGGATTAAATGATCCGGCAACTGTTTATTTTAGCGTTGATGAATTTGCCCAATTTGCCAAAGTTGATCTTTTTGTAGTAACCGATAGCGATGGAAATGTGCTGGCCCGTTTTGATGATCCTGAGAATTATGGGGATAACCTTGCCGATAGCTCCACAGTTTTTAAAGCAATGAATGGAATTCAGGATTCTGTTATTGAAAAAGCGGATTTGTGGGGAATTGGATCTGATATATTTCAGGTTGTTTCAAATCCCATTTACGCCGCCGAGTCAATTATTGGCACGATAACACTGGGAACCCTTTTTGGTGATTTTGAAGCTCAGCAGCTTAAGGGTGAATCTCAAATTGACATTAATTTTTTCTATAATGATCAGCTTGTGGGCAGCTCGTTTGAAAACCCCATTCGCTCCGGTATTCAGCGACTTGCACGCAAAAACAAAGCTGTTATTGATACAGTAATGATGCTCTCAACTCCGACACCTGCTTTTGTCGATTCGCTTAAAGGTGTTGAACAATTTGTTTTTATAAGTCCTCTGGGCCAGGGTGCGCGGGCATACTACATCGCCACTATTCCCACATCGATTGAGTTGTCAATCTTGAAAAGTATACAAAACAATATTCTGGTTACGGCAGGAATTTTTCTGCTGGTCACTCTGATTTTTGCCTTTTTATTAGGAAAGAACTTTTCACGGCCCATAAAAAAACTGGCAAGTGGAATGGACAAAGTTAAAGCCGGGTATTTAGATATTTCAGTTGCCCCCTCCACAAAAGATGAAATTGGCACACTTACCAAAACATTTAATGAAATGGTTACCGGATTACGAGAGCGTTTGCATTTAACAAAATATGTGGGCAGCCACACTTTAGAAATGGTACAACAGTCATCCGGTTCCGATGTTTCCCTTGGAGGC containing:
- a CDS encoding rod shape-determining protein; the protein is MLKLFRKIFTNIGVDLGTANTIVYVAEKGFVVNEPSVIAYKSKGSVIAIGRDAKYMFGKTHKGITVIRPLADGVIADFVAGEELIKSFIRLAEIPRFFINDIVIGVPTGVTSVEKRAVIESAESAGARRVYLVSEPMAAAIGVGINVLGSNACMIVDIGGGTTDIAVINYGGIVVDNTIRIAGDEMNEAIIRYIKNTYNLRIGESTAERLKIEYGVVGDQPEIKFQIKGLDAQSGLPRQIDVDSTLFKDALKDVLNTMINSILTTLDKLPPELASDVIDRGIILTGGGALLKGLDTYLRDIVNLPVSRPGNALYCVAEGTRKILENFEMFKPVLFT
- the rpsA gene encoding 30S ribosomal protein S1, giving the protein MSEEKKELTEEKEVVQEVVETPEAAKPKPQTAKSDAYEEVVVKLEDYTEEDEYPSEEMDFLLNMYDRTMSTITEGEIVNGRVLDITNKDVIVDIGFKSEGIVSKSEFTNIDELKAGDEIEVYLERLEGHDGQLMLSRKRADFLRVWEQVVNKHETGEVIEGVIQRRIKGGMVVNIMGIDAFLPGSQIDVKPIRDFDGYLGQTKEFKIVKVNHLRKNIVVSSRILIEKQMAGKRDEILVTLEKGQKRMGVVKNITDFGVFIDLGGVDGLLHITDLSWGRVNHPSELVKLDQELEVVILDFNEKKDRISLGLKQLQAHPWEQVDKKYPSGTRITGKVVSITDYGAFIELEKGIEGLIHISEMSWSQHVKHPSQLLSVGQEVEAVVLNVESTDKKISLGLKQLEPDPWEKVEGTYPVGTVHKGVVRNLTQFGAFVELEEGIDGLVHISDLSWTKKVRHPSEIVKKGDEIDVVVLGINREERRIALGHKQIESNPWDAFEEKYGESTDTKGKVTRLIDKGAIITLPMGVDGFIPNQHLGIPKGKKASDMYKVDDEVPARVIEFDKENKKIVLSVTDYFKQKEQAEWEDYLSSHGVPKTTLEEVVRSKSDTAADEETKEEVAEEPVKKKTTKAKKDEKTEEVVESSEETSEKEETKSEEKADEKE
- a CDS encoding carboxypeptidase-like regulatory domain-containing protein — protein: MLYKCLIFLMISSAVFAQTKSVVGFVIDEKSGEPLSAANLQIVGTYHGTITNIYGEFFLTVEEFPVEIEISYIGYAIKRITVEKDAQKPINILLKPVILETEAIVVTAENPAMHIMRRVIENKQKWRAKLKTFKANAYARVVLGNDSSIVSVAESISDLYWNKEKGAREVVLSQRETENLKGQTNFAFSVNIENFYDDEINIMNYRIVGPTHPDAFDFYEFKLKGIEAFGQDTVFVIDLAPIAVLNPTFIGTVSVLDKEFAMLAVDVVPNPETIFFPMPMEELNVAYKQQFRNFGKEYWLPVDLRAVGDIKISFPGLDFPRINYSNSIRITDYQVNVDLPDSLYEDEKIIRVDSVAVALDSSFTRRKEIIPLTSEEQVAYVEIDSTDSFEKAFRPTGFLADYVLDDEDENDNKKTIGLGGEIIKGFSPDLGYNRVEEGHLGFSYERTFAKKIELRFGLAYKTGIERWGYNYGLEYDFGKKNPVTVSADYFIGSGTNYESENYHPIITSIGTLFGAKDYYDYYWKRAANFKISHRIWDMRTRFTGLLNIEQHESMPKNISHYNVFDRDVTKRQNPFADRGKLNSLGLKIHWGNRYVPFGVAGQKRVELSIEHSDPDILDSDFSFTQYKLGVNWNFRTFLQRRFLPNTLDLYFSAGYSDGELPLQKLGVLDASLFAGFTPFGSFKANRGLPYIGEKYMALFWEHNFRSVPFELLGGRWFAKNNIGIIVFSSHGRSWLSDENKDKLNYINNNLDDIHHEIGVSLNGLFKFFRIDVTWRLDRPGTYLGVSTLRWF
- a CDS encoding DUF2752 domain-containing protein produces the protein MPFWEFKIRALQKTEKVNKAYGLLFFSAIFISLFLIDPINQEISSCYFLEITGHNCPTCGMTRSFYSMTNADISGAFSFHYFGPIIFFILILAIIKFSLEIFFNKNLNIIKNYKYLFVPILIFVSIWIGIWSIKEFFL
- a CDS encoding HAMP domain-containing protein: MRLNIQTKLFITLAGMTIIILAGVLYLVTDTLTKKIEEKIIADFNNTQRVFSELQFLVYDRLIETCGLIGENSTFKANVGLNDPATVYFSVDEFAQFAKVDLFVVTDSDGNVLARFDDPENYGDNLADSSTVFKAMNGIQDSVIEKADLWGIGSDIFQVVSNPIYAAESIIGTITLGTLFGDFEAQQLKGESQIDINFFYNDQLVGSSFENPIRSGIQRLARKNKAVIDTVMMLSTPTPAFVDSLKGVEQFVFISPLGQGARAYYIATIPTSIELSILKSIQNNILVTAGIFLLVTLIFAFLLGKNFSRPIKKLASGMDKVKAGYLDISVAPSTKDEIGTLTKTFNEMVTGLRERLHLTKYVGSHTLEMVQQSSGSDVSLGGTRQDLTVLFSDIRGFTAYSENRDPEEVINMLNRYLGFQAEIVARYDGSVDKYVGDEMFALFTGDNSTERALQCAIDIQKRVVEEHENDPVPIYIGIGINYGPVILGNMGAMDRMDYTALGSTVNLGARLCGSAKAGKILIRKDLLDQQNIKVKKGDFLLMAFKGISQKLKIVEVLSE